The Ananas comosus cultivar F153 linkage group 2, ASM154086v1, whole genome shotgun sequence genome contains a region encoding:
- the LOC109723225 gene encoding uncharacterized protein LOC109723225, producing MSIALERGGGIGGSGFARGVNCFAAYEAEAPAPAAEGSGSDEGEEAEVQSSYKGPLDTMDALEESLPIRRGISKFYCGKSKSFTSLADAISSTSAKDLAKPENAYTRKRKNLLAFSITCEKSRNEDLIKMEGGIAKKPANSSRSTVNPISRSSSGSNSSSGSSSEEEHEPPRRLPPRHPHGKPASNAAFTSAFSRSSPQTFPVPMRSFSMIDLQGAGSSSSSIGSKVKSKRD from the exons ATGTCGATCGCTCTGGAGAGGGGGGGAGGGATCGGAGGGTCGGGGTTCGCCCGGGGGGTCAACTGCTTCGCGGCGTACGAGGCggaggcgccggcgccggcggcggaggggtcGGGATCGGACgagggggaggaggcggaggtgCAGAGCTCGTACAAGGGCCCGCTCGATACGATGGACGCGTTGGAGGAATCGCTCCCGATCAG GCGTGGCATCTCTAAATTCTACTGCGGCAAATCAAAATCGTTCACGAGCCTCGCAGACGCCATATCATCAACCTCCGCAAAGGACCTTGCCAAGCCAGAAAACGCCTATACTAGGAAGAGGAAAAATCTACTCGCCTTCAGTATCACGTGCGAAAAATCACGTAATGAAGACCTTATAAAAATGGAAGGTGGCATAGCCAAGAAGCCAGCCAATTCTAGCAGAAGCACGGTAAACCCTATAAGCAGAAGCAGTTCTGGGAGCAAtagcagcagcggcagcagtAGCGAAGAGGAGCATGAGCCGCCCCGGCGGCTCCCGCCCCGCCACCCACATGGAAAACCTGCTAGTAATGCCGCATTTACTTCCGCATTCAGCCGCTCATCGCCTCAAACATTTCCCGTACCTATGAGATCATTCTCAATGATCGATCTACAAGGCGCTGGTAGTTCGAGCTCATCAATTGGCTCCAAGGTTAAGTCCAAGAGGGATTAG